In a genomic window of Rhododendron vialii isolate Sample 1 chromosome 12a, ASM3025357v1:
- the LOC131310922 gene encoding cyclin-dependent protein kinase inhibitor SMR6-like, with protein sequence MGLYPPDKPQMDGGVKESEGKKWVVAGIPLRRQLKPIFTKPAPEKQPENDEGELPTTPTGEEARVPARVTCPAAPRKRKSSPMCHYGSVREFFNPPDLETVFIRRVESA encoded by the coding sequence ATGGGATTATACCCGCCAGACAAACCTCAAATGGACGGAGGAGTCAAAGAATCGGAAGGCAAGAAATGGGTGGTCGCCGGAATTCCGTTGCGGAGACAACTGAAGCCTATTTTCACGAAACCGGCACCGGAGAAACAGCCAGAAAACGACGAAGGGGAGCTCCCGACGACTCCGACCGGGGAGGAAGCCAGAGTCCCGGCCAGGGTGACTTGTCCGGCGGCTCCGAGGAAGCGCAAATCTTCTCCAATGTGTCATTACGGTAGTGTTAGAGAGTTTTTCAATCCGCCGGATTTGGAAACTGTTTTCATTCGCCGTGTTGAGAGTGCCTAA